Proteins from one uncultured Anaeromusa sp. genomic window:
- a CDS encoding phage tail protein, whose protein sequence is MADDGLKLTKAGLLLLAKAQTGVALKFTRVTIGDGKLLDGQNLTDLTALISPKMTLPIVGIKADGGGESTISCRVQNATLETEFFFRETGVFATDPDVGEILYAVENRGDNATHMPSCQGSRRIDFVYKLVTVIGQATSVTAEINSNLVFALNVDLLSHVNSTDPHSAWLQKLAATSTPSHFWGQSGGDGHLHPVAVDDAKKLILGGNGSDITNMRSQIDQIGREQANMALALEAQNIYPDYNALLAEDFTNPDLVDQFSCAITSIVAGDDSIDVETLRGIVPGAWYTISDGVYQETCQVRSAVKNGSTYRLIMQSAIVNTYVSGQTYLYRSTAEIQTSAGQAEGAGDRRTALWQPATVWTGTNANTTTTVPLVTTAETANQLTIIGNAAFTADGYLTLA, encoded by the coding sequence ATGGCAGATGATGGCTTGAAATTAACCAAAGCGGGGCTACTCTTGCTGGCGAAAGCACAGACAGGAGTGGCCCTTAAGTTTACCCGCGTTACCATTGGGGATGGAAAGTTACTTGATGGGCAAAATTTGACGGACCTTACAGCCCTAATCAGTCCCAAAATGACGCTGCCGATAGTGGGGATTAAAGCGGATGGCGGTGGTGAGTCTACAATTAGCTGCCGCGTACAAAATGCGACGTTGGAAACGGAGTTTTTCTTTCGGGAGACCGGCGTATTTGCAACGGATCCGGACGTTGGAGAAATTTTATATGCGGTAGAAAATCGGGGAGATAATGCAACGCATATGCCGAGTTGCCAAGGTTCGCGGCGCATTGATTTTGTTTATAAACTAGTTACTGTGATTGGCCAGGCAACTAGCGTAACCGCCGAAATCAATAGCAATCTTGTTTTTGCGCTAAATGTGGACCTGCTGTCTCATGTCAATTCGACAGACCCGCATAGCGCCTGGCTGCAAAAGCTGGCCGCTACGTCTACGCCGTCCCATTTCTGGGGCCAGTCCGGCGGCGATGGCCATTTGCACCCAGTCGCAGTCGACGACGCCAAAAAGCTCATTCTCGGCGGCAACGGCTCGGACATCACAAACATGCGCAGCCAGATTGACCAGATCGGGCGCGAGCAAGCAAATATGGCGTTGGCGCTGGAGGCTCAAAATATATATCCAGATTACAACGCTCTGCTTGCGGAGGATTTTACCAATCCTGATCTCGTGGACCAGTTTAGCTGTGCAATCACCTCGATTGTTGCTGGCGATGACAGCATTGACGTGGAGACGCTGCGGGGCATCGTGCCCGGGGCCTGGTACACAATCTCGGACGGCGTGTACCAGGAAACCTGCCAGGTACGGTCAGCCGTGAAAAACGGCAGCACGTACCGGTTGATTATGCAGTCGGCAATTGTAAACACGTACGTCTCGGGGCAAACCTATCTCTACCGGTCTACGGCGGAGATCCAGACAAGCGCAGGGCAGGCCGAGGGCGCTGGCGACCGCAGGACGGCGCTGTGGCAGCCTGCAACAGTATGGACAGGCACAAACGCAAATACAACTACAACCGTGCCGCTCGTAACTACCGCTGAAACAGCAAATCAACTTACCATCATTGGCAATGCGGCGTTTACGGCAGATGGGTACTTAACGTTAGCATAA
- a CDS encoding putative phage tail protein, with translation MSNEDLLRQYLPASYRDSPIVKLLCAAWGVELDAWDATAEATVQQFCVATAPEEGILKWEQELALTPPAGATLELRRALVQAKLMRPPIMTPEQIQAICNCFVPGKGAKVIDPVAAYTFKILVPSLAPWLDEMVAAVDEAKPAHLDYTVEVSIQPPSDDPDVDTTNRLGITVGIASLCAGVETSLPPLPDDSAGAVYYGIASGMGGVMTTCEENRTETKASVVVGAFCYECGEWTTIMEGVKA, from the coding sequence GTGTCCAATGAGGATTTGCTCCGGCAGTATTTGCCGGCTAGTTACCGAGATAGCCCCATCGTAAAGCTGCTGTGCGCGGCGTGGGGTGTGGAACTGGACGCATGGGATGCCACGGCGGAAGCTACGGTGCAGCAATTTTGCGTAGCGACAGCTCCAGAAGAGGGAATCCTTAAATGGGAGCAAGAGTTGGCGTTGACGCCGCCTGCTGGCGCTACGCTGGAACTGCGGCGAGCGCTAGTGCAAGCCAAGCTAATGCGGCCGCCAATTATGACGCCAGAACAAATACAAGCTATTTGTAATTGCTTTGTACCAGGAAAAGGCGCGAAAGTAATCGACCCGGTGGCTGCTTATACCTTTAAGATTCTAGTGCCGAGCCTGGCGCCTTGGCTTGATGAAATGGTTGCTGCAGTCGACGAGGCCAAACCGGCACACCTGGATTACACCGTAGAAGTGTCCATTCAGCCGCCAAGCGATGACCCGGACGTCGATACGACAAACCGGCTAGGTATTACTGTAGGAATAGCCTCGCTTTGTGCGGGGGTAGAAACCTCCTTGCCGCCTTTGCCGGATGACTCCGCCGGCGCTGTTTATTACGGTATTGCTTCGGGCATGGGCGGCGTCATGACCACTTGCGAGGAAAATCGCACGGAGACCAAGGCAAGCGTTGTGGTTGGGGCTTTTTGTTATGAGTGCGGTGAGTGGACAACAATAATGGAAGGAGTGAAGGCCTAA
- a CDS encoding baseplate J/gp47 family protein: protein MYKQFTDLVKAMLTYLAAAGADLTDFNPGSVLRTLLEAVCAVIEECYLYLAVQARMFFVATSEGAWLDKRVQDFGMTRKAGDVATGTIYVGRDSPAPFTILVPAGTLFELSGNAQYKTLADATLPEGTTQVEVAVTATAIGAAANLAANTVLSQVGTAVAGVQWGKVKALTGGDDAETDDALKARFLDRMRNPGTSGNQADYRQWAMAIDGVTAAQVLPLWNGPGTVKVVLLGSDKQPPTADVVAAVQNAIAPTAGGERKAPIGATVTVVAAEAVPINIAATILLDQTNPAALSSIETAFKAALKAYLGTMAFQTDTVRYVRIGSLLVEQAGVLDYVTYTLNGGTANIAVSSTQVAVLGEVTLSVQ, encoded by the coding sequence GTGTATAAACAATTTACGGATTTAGTAAAAGCGATGCTGACGTACCTGGCTGCAGCCGGCGCTGACCTTACCGACTTTAACCCGGGCAGTGTGCTGCGGACATTGCTTGAAGCCGTATGCGCAGTCATTGAAGAGTGCTATTTGTACTTGGCTGTGCAGGCTCGCATGTTTTTCGTGGCTACGTCAGAAGGAGCTTGGCTGGATAAACGCGTGCAAGATTTCGGCATGACCCGCAAGGCTGGTGATGTGGCTACCGGCACCATTTACGTCGGCCGAGATTCGCCGGCGCCCTTCACCATCCTCGTTCCTGCAGGAACGCTCTTTGAGCTGAGCGGGAACGCACAGTATAAGACGCTGGCTGACGCCACACTGCCCGAGGGAACCACGCAGGTAGAAGTGGCGGTAACGGCGACGGCTATCGGCGCAGCAGCCAACCTGGCGGCTAATACAGTACTGAGCCAAGTGGGAACGGCTGTAGCCGGAGTGCAGTGGGGGAAAGTAAAAGCGCTAACCGGCGGAGATGATGCTGAAACCGACGATGCCCTAAAGGCAAGATTTCTGGACCGTATGCGCAATCCCGGTACCAGCGGCAACCAAGCGGACTATCGCCAATGGGCCATGGCCATCGATGGCGTGACGGCGGCGCAGGTGCTGCCGCTTTGGAACGGTCCTGGAACTGTGAAAGTGGTCCTTCTGGGATCCGATAAGCAGCCGCCGACAGCTGATGTGGTGGCCGCCGTACAAAATGCCATTGCTCCGACCGCTGGCGGTGAGCGCAAGGCTCCGATCGGCGCGACGGTAACCGTGGTGGCAGCAGAAGCTGTTCCAATCAATATTGCCGCAACCATTTTATTAGACCAAACAAATCCGGCGGCGCTGTCTTCTATTGAAACTGCATTTAAGGCGGCACTGAAAGCGTATCTTGGGACCATGGCCTTTCAGACGGATACCGTGCGTTATGTTCGCATTGGATCACTCTTAGTAGAGCAGGCAGGCGTCTTAGACTATGTAACCTATACGCTCAACGGAGGCACCGCTAATATTGCCGTCAGCAGTACGCAGGTGGCAGTACTCGGGGAGGTGACCCTCAGTGTCCAATGA
- a CDS encoding GPW/gp25 family protein codes for MPNEQLGRDLRLSGGWNAGETDIQVKHGDLATVDDLDNVRQALFLRLNTPLGDLWAHPNYGNAAWDIIGEGIEEGMLARVLTATTECVKAEPRVELISISQTEYPEERTVSHTITYKVLNDTRTDNLVFTIDLERVMNSV; via the coding sequence TTGCCCAATGAACAACTCGGGCGCGATCTGCGATTATCCGGCGGCTGGAATGCCGGAGAGACGGACATACAGGTAAAACATGGAGACTTGGCAACGGTCGACGATCTCGACAATGTACGCCAGGCTCTTTTTTTACGCCTGAATACGCCTTTGGGTGATTTGTGGGCGCACCCGAACTATGGAAATGCGGCGTGGGATATTATCGGCGAAGGCATTGAGGAAGGGATGTTGGCCAGAGTGCTGACGGCCACTACCGAATGCGTGAAAGCCGAGCCAAGAGTGGAGCTAATCAGCATATCCCAAACCGAGTATCCGGAAGAGAGGACCGTTTCCCACACCATAACCTATAAAGTTTTGAACGACACCCGGACAGACAACCTGGTTTTTACAATCGATTTGGAGCGGGTGATGAACAGTGTATAA
- a CDS encoding PAAR domain-containing protein, translated as MSGVVRLGDMSAGHPHCYPARPNIEASPNVFCNGKAVHRLGDAWAVHGACPEHTPHGGVASSGSPNVFVNGKPICRIGDAISCGDTMAQGSNNVFANGR; from the coding sequence ATGTCTGGCGTGGTTCGTTTAGGAGATATGTCGGCAGGGCATCCGCATTGCTACCCTGCGCGGCCAAATATTGAGGCCAGCCCCAATGTGTTCTGCAATGGCAAAGCGGTGCATCGCTTAGGGGATGCCTGGGCCGTTCATGGAGCTTGCCCAGAGCATACGCCGCATGGCGGTGTGGCCAGTAGCGGCAGTCCTAATGTTTTTGTAAACGGAAAGCCGATTTGCAGGATTGGTGACGCGATTTCCTGCGGGGATACCATGGCGCAGGGCAGCAACAATGTTTTTGCAAATGGGAGGTGA
- a CDS encoding phage baseplate assembly protein V, with protein MPKGKDPSSGSAQTGIVTAVDAKAYRVQVRLSLLSFETEWIRVASSYVGSGWGMVAMPHVGDEVLVQFFNDDLNDGVVTHVLYSEGADYPPEAAEQVALFHESGSKFILKNNGDIILEAKKNLYLLGSEVHFNNDR; from the coding sequence ATGCCCAAGGGAAAAGACCCTAGCAGCGGCTCTGCGCAAACCGGCATTGTTACGGCGGTGGATGCCAAGGCATACCGGGTGCAAGTGCGGCTGTCGTTGCTAAGCTTTGAAACCGAATGGATCCGCGTGGCTTCATCTTACGTCGGTTCTGGATGGGGAATGGTGGCCATGCCGCACGTGGGGGATGAAGTGCTGGTACAGTTTTTCAACGATGACCTCAACGATGGTGTGGTTACGCATGTGCTGTACTCCGAAGGCGCCGACTATCCGCCGGAAGCCGCGGAGCAGGTAGCTTTGTTTCACGAAAGCGGATCCAAATTCATTCTGAAAAATAACGGTGACATCATACTGGAAGCTAAAAAAAATCTATACTTGCTCGGATCTGAAGTGCATTTCAATAACGACAGATAG
- a CDS encoding LysM domain-containing protein produces the protein MATQTRIGDITLDLGPSKKIDFGASRALAKFDIPGSAPDYMDMGDEERALKFSGVIDGDGAKSKANAILTLMGKGQEVQFIHGEVSAKVRIKSFNFSYERDTRVRYDIELIRVDIASGANGNSAAVNQVTTVSTTSTPSYNSFGELSGGVTGLLEQVPTSAYQVQQGDNLRSLCTKFYDTPHDWPTLAQLNGLSACDLPADLKQLSLPTSQEALSKAKILIRTYATDKWPALKMPTSWEEIA, from the coding sequence ATGGCGACGCAAACCCGAATTGGCGACATTACCCTTGACCTGGGACCGAGCAAGAAAATTGACTTCGGCGCAAGCCGTGCGCTGGCCAAGTTCGACATTCCTGGGAGTGCTCCGGATTATATGGACATGGGGGACGAAGAGCGGGCCTTGAAATTCAGCGGCGTTATAGACGGCGACGGGGCCAAGTCCAAGGCGAACGCCATCCTGACCCTGATGGGGAAAGGACAAGAAGTCCAGTTTATACACGGCGAGGTCAGCGCCAAGGTCCGTATCAAAAGCTTTAACTTTTCCTATGAGCGCGATACCCGGGTGCGATATGACATCGAGCTGATCCGGGTGGACATTGCATCCGGAGCCAACGGTAATTCAGCGGCAGTCAACCAGGTCACGACGGTATCGACTACCAGCACGCCATCCTATAACAGCTTTGGCGAGCTATCGGGCGGCGTAACCGGGCTGCTGGAGCAGGTGCCTACAAGCGCCTACCAGGTGCAGCAAGGGGACAATTTGCGGTCCCTTTGCACAAAATTTTACGATACGCCGCACGACTGGCCAACGTTGGCGCAGCTGAACGGCTTATCGGCTTGCGACCTGCCGGCAGACCTAAAACAGCTTAGTTTGCCGACCAGCCAAGAGGCGTTGTCCAAAGCCAAAATCCTTATCCGGACTTATGCAACAGACAAGTGGCCGGCACTGAAAATGCCGACGAGCTGGGAGGAAATCGCATGA
- a CDS encoding phage tail tape measure protein, which yields MDVSFGVSMMLRSVNNMGPGIQSALRQVEGLRRSLSGLSRNITTTVHIRRVEETVRNLRNQSQNLQSSAMHDGATGAALMTPIVKTAVDFAQAEDSLTDLKIAAYDSSIPLEKMQEELKKASEEAKRLGDVTRFNTKDAYDGMTTLVKGGADIKDVYSGLGQAAIYLAQAGKVPVDQSAEAMVKISNAYGLSGEKMKEVADMISRVDGASTASIYSLQMGFKYASGTAAQLGQSVNETAQALAVLNNRGLDESTAGTNYADMLQRLIPQTKQQTAYMAKLGWIGDNGKSVFMDAETGKVKDMASVIGIMRESLKGMRADDQMKYLHKVFGEQGGRAAMALMQGGKGSWEEVGANIAKAISLDDRIGEQSKTLKGRFENMIGSLQNLSADSGSPIGTFVSERLDGITESINATRKWAEANPEVVKGIMWIVTSLGMLKLGTMVFKLMRSAILGSAADVMSVWKWILKLGGGIGNLKAGFDLIRATGAGFWRSLWQGAQLAWPWLGKISGWVARFAPSFLATAARVAAGWLIAMGPLGWITIALLAAIAAWETNFMGFRDTVKEVYESVMGWLKGIIDKMYELLGLKTKVADIEKGTKEMGHQTPGGVADTSYNDETPMVPTYGADNTPLIDGGSGSDTFSPQVTITNNVSVNSAEEAGEYVAGSVPDKYLRSRDPAFGGV from the coding sequence ATGGATGTGTCTTTTGGTGTATCCATGATGCTTCGCTCAGTAAATAATATGGGGCCAGGTATTCAGAGTGCCTTGCGGCAAGTGGAGGGACTGAGGCGCAGTTTATCAGGATTGAGTAGAAATATTACTACGACGGTCCACATACGCCGCGTAGAAGAAACTGTTAGAAATTTGAGAAATCAATCGCAAAACTTACAGTCTTCTGCGATGCATGACGGTGCTACAGGGGCTGCTTTGATGACGCCCATTGTAAAGACGGCAGTTGATTTTGCTCAGGCAGAAGATAGTTTAACAGACTTGAAGATAGCTGCTTATGACTCCAGTATTCCGCTAGAAAAAATGCAAGAAGAGCTAAAAAAAGCCAGCGAAGAAGCAAAGAGACTTGGCGACGTTACTCGCTTTAACACTAAGGATGCCTATGATGGGATGACCACCTTGGTCAAGGGCGGTGCCGACATTAAAGATGTTTATAGTGGCTTGGGTCAAGCCGCTATATATTTAGCGCAGGCGGGCAAGGTTCCGGTTGATCAATCAGCAGAAGCTATGGTTAAAATTAGCAACGCATATGGGCTTTCTGGTGAAAAAATGAAGGAAGTTGCCGATATGATTAGCCGTGTAGATGGAGCGTCAACCGCTAGCATCTATTCTTTGCAGATGGGCTTTAAATATGCATCAGGAACAGCGGCGCAACTTGGGCAATCTGTAAACGAAACGGCGCAGGCATTAGCGGTATTAAATAATCGTGGTTTGGATGAAAGTACTGCGGGGACTAACTATGCCGATATGTTACAAAGACTTATTCCTCAAACCAAACAGCAAACAGCCTACATGGCTAAGCTTGGGTGGATTGGAGACAATGGCAAAAGCGTCTTTATGGATGCTGAAACCGGAAAAGTTAAAGACATGGCGAGCGTCATTGGTATTATGCGCGAATCCCTAAAAGGGATGAGGGCGGATGATCAGATGAAGTATTTGCACAAAGTATTTGGCGAACAAGGCGGAAGAGCTGCCATGGCATTAATGCAAGGAGGCAAGGGAAGTTGGGAAGAGGTCGGGGCTAATATTGCCAAGGCGATTTCTCTAGATGACCGCATTGGTGAACAGAGTAAGACGCTAAAGGGTCGCTTTGAAAATATGATAGGATCTCTTCAAAACTTATCAGCAGATAGTGGTAGTCCAATAGGTACGTTTGTATCTGAGCGATTAGACGGGATTACTGAAAGCATTAACGCTACTAGAAAATGGGCTGAGGCAAATCCGGAAGTAGTTAAAGGCATTATGTGGATTGTCACGTCCCTGGGAATGTTAAAACTTGGCACCATGGTTTTCAAGCTTATGAGATCTGCTATTTTAGGTTCGGCAGCCGATGTTATGTCGGTGTGGAAATGGATACTGAAACTTGGGGGTGGCATCGGCAATCTAAAGGCAGGATTTGACTTGATAAGAGCAACTGGTGCTGGCTTTTGGCGATCGTTATGGCAGGGGGCACAACTTGCCTGGCCGTGGCTGGGAAAAATCTCCGGATGGGTAGCTCGCTTTGCTCCTTCATTTTTAGCTACTGCAGCCAGGGTAGCTGCTGGTTGGTTGATTGCTATGGGACCTTTGGGCTGGATTACAATAGCTTTGCTGGCGGCTATCGCGGCATGGGAAACAAATTTCATGGGCTTCAGAGATACAGTCAAAGAGGTGTATGAATCAGTAATGGGATGGTTGAAAGGCATCATCGATAAAATGTATGAGCTTCTCGGCTTAAAGACCAAAGTTGCCGACATTGAAAAAGGCACCAAGGAGATGGGCCACCAGACACCAGGCGGTGTAGCTGACACCTCCTACAACGATGAAACTCCTATGGTACCTACGTATGGCGCGGACAACACGCCTCTTATCGACGGCGGCAGCGGGAGCGATACTTTCTCCCCTCAGGTAACCATAACCAACAACGTCAGCGTGAACAGCGCAGAGGAAGCTGGCGAGTACGTTGCCGGCAGTGTGCCAGATAAGTACCTGCGCAGCAGAGATCCGGCGTTTGGAGGTGTGTAA
- a CDS encoding phage tail sheath subtilisin-like domain-containing protein encodes MAMEFIVPGIQIDESDVGPRPTPQISLSGIGIVGTFKRGPINTPTTIGDAESLVTTFGDHMTGLTGYLSAYGALVQGANDLRIVRIAGTGHAAATKTFQDGTAEPKDSLVVTANSDGAWGNDVAVTIKSNATNFDLYVSYEGAVESFLGLTLDTLAKVSSKFVNVAKATGAAALPKATTAGVSLAGGNDGAAVADADYVGTIDEATGKRSGLKALEPEQVGLVLCAQQYSATIHSALLSFVENCDIEEGLRMAVLNTAPGLSVDAAKAQTTALDSERGYFVYPWVEPEDLEGTYVAPDGYYAGVVSVLNPCQSPSNKKVKGILSCEHKFTYAQVKGLTQARISPITLVPNRGFRIRNGLTLSSDSAWSQSNIRRQQDKMEMELYNALQWAISEPHDLPLWNSVADQIDMYLQTQKNLGFIRGFKPTLCNDQTNPPENITARILTAIARWVPLYAADFIVLGVKRELTADSTLS; translated from the coding sequence ATGGCAATGGAATTTATTGTGCCTGGCATTCAGATTGATGAATCGGATGTGGGGCCGCGCCCAACGCCGCAGATTAGCCTGTCGGGTATCGGCATTGTGGGCACGTTCAAACGCGGTCCTATCAATACGCCGACAACCATCGGGGACGCTGAGTCGCTTGTAACGACGTTCGGCGACCATATGACGGGGCTGACTGGCTATTTGAGCGCATACGGTGCCCTGGTGCAAGGGGCTAATGATTTGCGTATCGTGCGCATTGCGGGAACTGGGCATGCAGCAGCCACAAAGACGTTTCAGGATGGAACTGCAGAGCCGAAAGACAGTCTGGTGGTTACTGCCAATAGTGACGGCGCTTGGGGTAATGACGTGGCCGTGACCATCAAGAGCAATGCCACCAACTTCGATCTGTACGTTTCCTATGAGGGGGCGGTGGAGTCGTTCTTGGGGCTTACCCTTGATACGCTGGCCAAAGTCAGCTCCAAGTTTGTTAACGTCGCTAAGGCGACCGGTGCTGCGGCGTTGCCGAAAGCTACCACGGCGGGGGTCAGTTTGGCAGGTGGTAATGATGGCGCTGCCGTAGCTGATGCCGATTATGTCGGCACAATCGACGAGGCGACAGGCAAACGCAGCGGTCTGAAAGCGCTGGAGCCGGAGCAGGTAGGGCTTGTGCTTTGCGCGCAGCAGTATTCGGCAACCATTCATAGCGCTCTGCTTTCTTTTGTCGAAAACTGCGACATTGAAGAAGGTCTGCGTATGGCTGTACTCAATACCGCGCCAGGTTTGTCCGTGGATGCGGCCAAGGCCCAGACTACGGCCCTTGATAGCGAGCGGGGCTATTTTGTATATCCCTGGGTGGAGCCGGAGGATTTGGAAGGTACGTATGTGGCGCCGGACGGCTACTATGCTGGTGTTGTGTCGGTACTCAATCCGTGCCAGTCTCCCAGCAATAAAAAGGTTAAGGGCATCCTGAGCTGCGAGCATAAATTTACGTATGCGCAGGTAAAGGGATTGACGCAAGCCCGTATCAGCCCGATTACGCTGGTGCCGAACCGAGGCTTTCGGATTCGAAACGGCCTGACGCTCTCCAGTGATTCGGCGTGGAGCCAGAGCAACATCCGGCGTCAGCAGGACAAGATGGAGATGGAGTTGTACAACGCGCTGCAGTGGGCTATTTCCGAGCCGCATGACCTGCCGCTTTGGAATTCGGTAGCGGACCAAATTGACATGTACCTGCAAACGCAAAAGAATCTGGGCTTTATCCGCGGCTTTAAGCCGACGCTATGCAATGACCAGACCAACCCGCCGGAGAACATCACGGCGCGGATTCTGACGGCCATTGCGCGTTGGGTGCCGCTATATGCGGCAGACTTTATCGTCTTGGGGGTTAAACGCGAGTTGACCGCGGATTCCACATTGAGCTAA
- a CDS encoding phage virion morphogenesis protein has translation MDVIVAIEGLEKVEKTLEIMKERGYRMQPVLKKLGVAMVGVVDRNFEAEGRPNKWKSRSPITQGTLAMNAQAGARNTKRFQNAKARGRASILHRASLKDMGNRILHNTGDLKNSITFKETDSYVQVGAPKGLIYARIQQMGGVIRPKSKKALIVPCGGRVLRLKSVTIPARPYLIVPTGDVPILAGIVVKALVEEARRS, from the coding sequence ATGGACGTAATTGTTGCAATTGAAGGCCTGGAAAAAGTTGAAAAGACGCTGGAAATCATGAAGGAGCGCGGCTACCGCATGCAGCCGGTGCTGAAGAAGCTGGGCGTGGCCATGGTGGGCGTTGTGGACCGAAACTTTGAGGCGGAAGGTCGCCCGAATAAGTGGAAGTCGCGCAGCCCGATTACCCAAGGGACGTTGGCCATGAATGCGCAGGCAGGTGCTAGGAATACCAAGCGCTTTCAAAACGCTAAGGCCCGCGGGCGAGCCTCCATTTTACATCGAGCATCCCTGAAGGACATGGGCAATAGAATTCTTCACAATACCGGGGACCTCAAAAATTCAATCACTTTCAAAGAAACCGATTCTTACGTTCAAGTAGGAGCGCCCAAAGGTCTCATCTATGCCAGAATCCAGCAAATGGGCGGCGTGATCCGGCCTAAGAGCAAAAAGGCGTTGATTGTGCCTTGCGGCGGTCGCGTTTTACGGCTTAAGTCGGTCACCATACCGGCAAGGCCGTACTTGATCGTGCCTACAGGTGATGTGCCCATACTGGCAGGAATTGTCGTAAAAGCACTTGTGGAGGAGGCGCGCCGCTCATGA
- a CDS encoding phage protein Gp36 family protein, with amino-acid sequence MAAYTTEKLVRDKSKLENEVDFDPTDFIADAQARIDARLRKRYKVPFDPVPAMIQSIATNFAAGFALERDYSARPDKQAPYLAEVLIKRAEADLADILADGLLDGLPGVEYIPAAPVPNGRAAIRSTTPRPSEMERALSQWT; translated from the coding sequence ATGGCAGCCTACACAACGGAGAAATTGGTCCGGGATAAGTCGAAGCTGGAAAACGAAGTCGACTTTGACCCGACGGATTTTATTGCAGATGCGCAGGCGCGGATTGACGCCCGCCTGCGTAAGCGCTACAAGGTGCCTTTTGATCCAGTGCCGGCCATGATCCAGAGCATCGCCACCAATTTTGCTGCAGGTTTTGCCCTTGAAAGGGACTACTCGGCGCGGCCGGACAAGCAGGCGCCGTATTTGGCGGAAGTCCTTATCAAGCGTGCTGAGGCTGATTTGGCGGATATCTTAGCTGATGGACTGCTGGACGGATTGCCTGGCGTGGAGTACATTCCGGCGGCTCCTGTGCCGAATGGCCGGGCGGCTATCCGGAGCACGACGCCACGACCGAGCGAGATGGAAAGGGCGCTGAGTCAATGGACGTAA
- a CDS encoding major capsid protein, with the protein MALQFPTTQELNFVIRNRSGANAANFIGNSFCPIVPVYAKDIEYDVLEPAFGMTQAHQIGTDPRTVQIPKMGTKRTGTAYWKETLPLGEEKLLYARLAGTLNERAGRDLVFQGGLQLDTRLDTRIEWLRWKAVIDGLLDIEENNVKYLVDYKLPTKTDISAAVNKWSDPTKSDPAALLTEMVQGYRGTGAAARKVFMNSFTAGQAVQSAKFIELLKQSNFVGMLSPLDPTPALKLMIPKVEFVVYDEGYLDEEKNFQMFIPDGEIVMVGDYPGDKVMDFASTISLHNGGIEKPQPGKFSIVEDKSQAAKNPHVDITVGIYGLPRIFHPDWIKRAKVS; encoded by the coding sequence ATGGCGTTACAATTTCCAACAACCCAAGAACTTAACTTTGTGATTCGAAACCGCTCTGGCGCTAATGCGGCCAACTTTATCGGCAATTCTTTTTGCCCGATCGTGCCGGTTTATGCGAAGGACATCGAATACGACGTGCTTGAGCCTGCCTTTGGAATGACGCAGGCGCATCAAATCGGGACTGATCCGAGAACGGTGCAAATTCCTAAAATGGGAACCAAACGGACCGGGACTGCGTATTGGAAAGAAACGTTGCCGTTGGGCGAAGAAAAGCTGTTGTATGCACGCCTAGCCGGTACTCTCAACGAGCGCGCAGGACGTGACCTGGTGTTCCAGGGAGGGCTGCAACTTGATACGAGATTGGATACTCGTATTGAATGGCTGCGTTGGAAGGCTGTGATTGATGGCTTGCTTGACATTGAAGAAAATAATGTCAAGTATCTGGTGGATTATAAGTTGCCTACCAAAACGGATATTTCGGCAGCTGTTAACAAGTGGAGCGACCCTACCAAGTCGGATCCGGCAGCTCTTTTAACTGAAATGGTGCAGGGATATCGTGGCACTGGTGCTGCAGCGCGAAAGGTATTCATGAATAGCTTCACTGCTGGACAAGCCGTGCAAAGCGCCAAGTTTATTGAACTCTTGAAGCAGTCAAATTTTGTGGGTATGCTGAGCCCGTTGGATCCGACGCCGGCGCTGAAATTGATGATTCCCAAAGTGGAGTTTGTCGTCTATGACGAAGGGTATCTTGATGAAGAAAAAAACTTCCAGATGTTTATCCCTGATGGTGAAATTGTTATGGTGGGCGATTACCCTGGCGATAAGGTCATGGACTTTGCTTCGACCATTAGCCTGCATAACGGCGGCATCGAAAAGCCGCAACCTGGTAAATTCTCTATTGTAGAAGATAAGAGCCAGGCGGCGAAGAATCCGCATGTGGATATTACGGTTGGCATCTATGGCCTGCCTCGTATTTTCCACCCGGATTGGATCAAGCGCGCCAAGGTATCCTAA